A genomic segment from Juglans regia cultivar Chandler chromosome 14, Walnut 2.0, whole genome shotgun sequence encodes:
- the LOC109015621 gene encoding glucosamine inositolphosphorylceramide transferase 1, giving the protein MGGLSPTMMATKAAGCGGGANGGGASGNCCDMSVRCWCRWHCKDHQHGGHHRLLSSGFLFFLGCFVLLGSIGMLYAWLAFTPTFRTTLAGSRPSSSLLGCQEDNEGSWSVGVFYGDSPFSLKPIEAMNVWKDGSAAWPVANPVLTCASVSDAGFPSNFVADPFLYIKGDTLYLFYETKNSITLQGDIGVAKSTDKGASWQQVGIALDEDWHLSYPYVFNYLGQIYMMPESSEKGELRLYRALNFPLQWTLEKVIMKKPLVDSFIIDYNGKHWLFGSDHSGFGASKNGQLEIWYSNSPFGPWKPHKKNPVYNADKSLGARNGGRPFVYNGSLYRIGQDCGETYGRRVRIFNVEVLTVDEFKEVEVPFGLTEPNKGRNSWNGRRYHQLDVQRLSSGEWVGVMDGDRVPSGDPFWRFILGCASVAVVAVLVILLGVLLGAVKCIIPLNWCVHNLGKRSYAFLAWERSNLLSSKLRRFCSRLNRAPSFLRGRIRPNTCVGRLVIAIIVVIGIALMCTGVKYIYGGNGAEEAYLWKGHYSQFTLLTMTYDARIWNLKMYVKHYSRCSSVREIVVVWNKGVPPKLSDLDSAVPVRIRIEKENSLNNRFKMDPLIKTRAVLELDDDIMMTCDDIERGFKVWRQHPDRIVGFYPRLIDGSPLKYRGEKYARRRKGYNMILTGAAFIDSQVAFERYWGEAAKRGRELVDKYFNCEDVLLNFLYANASSSRTVEYVRPAWAIDTSKLSGAAISRNTKVHYQYRSNCLLKFSEMYGSLAGRKLEFDMRKDGWDT; this is encoded by the exons ATGGGTGGTTTGAGTCCGACGATGATGGCGACAAAGGCGGCCGGTTGTGGCGGCGGCGCTAATGGCGGGGGTGCAAGTGGTAACTGCTGCGACATGAGCGTGAGGTGCTGGTGCAGATGGCACTGTAAGGACCACCAGCACGGTGGTCACCACCGCCTCCTCTCCTCTGGGTTCCTTTTCTTCTTGGGGTGCTTCGTGCTGTTGGGATCGATTGGCATGCTCTACGCCTGGCTGGCCTTTACGCCCACCTTCCGTACCACCCTGGCTGGTTCTCGACCCTCCTCCTCGTTGCTTGGGTGCCAGGAGGACAATGAGGGGTCCTGGTCGGTTGGTGTTTTCTACGGGgattctcccttctctctcaaaCCTATCGAGGCG ATGAACGTGTGGAAAGATGGGAGTGCGGCCTGGCCGGTGGCTAACCCTGTACTAACATGTGCTTCGGTTTCTGATGCTGGCTTCCCTAGCAACTTTGTTGCTGACCCTTTTCTTTATATTAAG GGCGATACACTTTACCTCTTCTATGAAACCAAGAATTCCATCACTTTGCAAGGAGACATTGGAGTCGCTAAAAGTACTGATAAGGGAGCAAGTTGGCAACAAGTGGGCATTGCCTTGGATGAGGACTGGCATCTCTCTTATCCATATGTCTTCAACTACCTTGGCCAA ATTTATATGATGCCTGAGAGTAGCGAGAAAGGAGAACTTCGTCTTTACCGTGCACTCAACTTTCCGTTGCAATGGACACTGGAAAAGGTCATCATGAAGAAGCCCCTTGTCGATTCCTTCATTATTGACTATAATGGAAAGCATTGGCTTTTTGGTTCGGATCACAGTGGTTTTGGTGCCAGCAAGAATGGACAGCTGGAGATCTGGTATAGCAACTCACCATTTGGTCCTTGGAAACCACACAAGAAGAATCCTGTATATAATGCTGACAAGAGCTTGGGGGCTCGGAATGGAGGGAGACCATTTGTCTACAATGGAAGCCTTTATCGCATTGGCCAAGACTGTGGTGAAACATATGGGAGACGAGTGCGCATCTTCAATGTAGAAGTTCTTACAGTTGATGAATTTAAAGAAGTTGAAGTCCCCTTCGGCTTAACGGAGCCTAATAAAGGTCGTAACTCTTGGAATGGTCGTCGCTATCATCAACTTGATGTGCAGCGATTAAGTTCTGGTGAATGGGTTGGGGTTATGGATGGGGACCGTGTACCTTCAGGAGATCCATTCTGGCGGTTTATTCTTGGTTGTGCTTCAGTTGCAGTTGTTGCTGTACTTGTCATACTGCTTGGCGTGCTACTTGGAGCTGTGAAGTGTATTATTCCCCTGAACTGGTGCGTTCACaacttgggaaagagaagctaTGCTTTCTTGGCATGGGAAAGGTCAAATCTGCTTTCTTCCAAACTGAGACGGTTTTGCAGCCGCTTGAACAGAGCACCTTCATTTCTCCGAGGACGGATAAGACCTAATACATGTGTTGGAAGACTAGTTATCGCTATAATTGTTGTTATAGGCATTGCATTAATGTGTACAGGGGTTAAGTATATCTATGGTGGCAACGGTGCTGAGGAAGCTTACCTGTGGAAAGGCCACTATTCACAGTTCACGTTATTAACAATGACATATGATGCTAGGATctggaatttgaaaatgtatGTGAAGCATTACTCAAGGTGCTCTTCGGTGCGAGAAATTGTTGTGGTGTGGAATAAGGGAGTACCTCCCAAACTGAGTGATCTGGACTCAGCGGTGCCAGTCAGGATCAGAATAGAGAAAGAGAACTCACTGAATAATCGATTCAAAATGGATCCTTTGATAAAGACTCGTGCTGTTCTGGAGCTTGATGACGACATTATGATGACGTGTGATGATATTGAGCGGGGTTTTAAGGTTTGGCGTCAGCACCCAGATCGTATTGTGGGGTTCTACCCACGGCTCATAGATGGAAGCCCATTGAAGTACAGGGGTGAGAAATATGCCCGAAGACGTAAAGGGTATAACATGATTCTTACAGGGGCAGCTTTCATAGACAGTCAAGTAGCTTTTGAGAGGTATTGGGGGGAGGCAGCCAAGCGAGGGAGGGAATTGGTCGACAAGTACTTCAACTGCGAGGATGTTCTACTAAATTTCTTGTATGCAAATGCAAGCTCTTCTAGGACTGTAGAATATGTAAGACCAGCATGGGCAATAGACACATCGAAGTTATCTGGTGCAGCGATTAGCCGAAACACGAAAGTGCATTACCAGTACAGAAGCAACTGCCTCTTGAAATTTTCAGAGATGTATGGAAGTTTGGCTGGCCGCAAGCTGGAATTCGACATGCGGAAGGATGGCTGGGATACTTAG
- the LOC109015605 gene encoding 3-phosphoinositide-dependent protein kinase 1, translating to MLAMEKDFDFKLKIQGNSSNGGNVQRSKSFAFRAPQESFTIQDFELGKIYGVGSYSKVVRAKKKDTGTVYALKIMDKKFITKENKTSYVKLERIVLDQLDHPGIVRLFFTFQDTFSLYMALESCEGGELFDQITRKGRLSEDETCFYAAEVVDALEYIHSLGLIHRDIKPENLLLTAEGHVKIADFGSVKPMQESRITVPPNAASDDKACTFVGTAAYVPPEVLNSSPATIGNDLWALGCTLYQMLSGTSPFKDASEWLIFQRIIARDIRFPDYFSEEARDIIERLLDLDPTRRPGAGPDGYAVLKTHPFFKGIDWKNLRGKTPPKLAPEPGVQSSEGDDAQDSSWNPSHIGDGSAGKADGNCGAASSSEGPVHITRLASIDSFDSKWQQFLDPGESVLMISLVKKLQKLTSKKVQLILTNKPKLIYVDPSKLIVKGNIIWSDNPNDLSVQVISPSHFKICTPKKVMSLEDAKQRAWQWKKAIEGLQNR from the exons atgTTGGCAATGGAGAAGGATTTTGATTTCAAGTTGAAAATTCAGGGGAATTCTTCCAATGGTGGGAATGTGCAGAGATCCAAGAGCTTTGCTTTTAGGGCACCCCAGGAGAGTTTTACAATTCAGGATTTTGAACTAGGCAAGATCTACGGCGTCGGCTCCTATTCCAag GTTGTTAGGGCAAAGAAGAAGGATACAGGAACTGTATATGCACTGAAGATCATGGACAAAAAATTCAttaccaaagaaaataaaacatcttatgtGAAGTTGGAACGCATTGTGCTTGATCAATTGGATCATCCTGGCATAGTGAGActattttttacatttcaagATACTTTTTCACTAT ATATGGCACTCGAATCCTGTGAAGGTGGAGAGCTTTTTGATCAAATAACCAGG AAAGGTCGCTTGTCAGAGGATGAAACTTGCTTCTATGCAGCTGAAGTTGTCGATGCACTTGAGTACATTCATAGTCTGGGCTTGATACATCGTGATATCAAG CCCGAGAACTTGCTGCTTACTGCAGAAGGACATGTTAAAATTGCTGATTTTGGGAGTGTAAAGCCTATGCAGGAGAGCCGAATTACAGTTCCTCCAAATGCTGCATCAG ATGATAAGGCCTGTACTTTTGTGGGGACAGCTGCATATGTTCCTCCGGAAGTTCTCAATTCTTCTCCTGCAACGATTGG AAATGACCTCTGGGCCCTTGGCTGCACCTTGTACCAAATGCTTTCAGGAACTTCTCCTTTCAAAGATGCAAGTGAATGGCtaattttccaaagaattatAGCCAGAGATATTAGATTTCCAGATTACTTTTCAGAAGAGGCAAGAGACATCATTGAACGGTTATTG GATTTAGATCCCACCAGGAGACCAGGTGCTGGACCAGATGGTTATGCAGTACTCAAGACTCACCCATTTTTCAAGGGAATTGACTGGAAGAATTTAAGAGGGAAAACCCCTCCAAAACTTGCACCAGAACCAGGG GTTCAATCAAGTGAGGGTGATGATGCTCAAGATTCATCATGGAACCCTTCACACATTGGGGACGGTTCAGCGGGAAAAGCTGATGGTAATTGTGGTGCTGCATCATCATCCGAAGGGCCTGTCCATATAACTAGGCTTGCTTCGATTGACTCATTTGATTCAAAATG GCAACAGTTCCTGGATCCTGGGGAATCTGTTCTTATGATCTCATTGGTGAAGAAATTACAGAAATTAACCAGCAAGAAGGTGCAGCTTATCCTCACCAACAAGCCGAAATTGATTTATGTGGACCCTTCAAAACTGATTGTGAAGGGAAACATAATTTGGTCAGACAACCCCAATGACCTCAGCGTCCAAGTCATAAGTCCTTCACATTTCAAGATTTGCACA CCAAAAAAGGTGATGTCATTGGAGGATGCGAAACAAAGAGCGTGGCAATGGAAAAAGGCGATTGAGGGACTTCAAAATCGGTAA
- the LOC109015613 gene encoding 60S ribosomal protein L24-like: MVLKTELCRFSGAKIYPGKGIRFVRSDSQVFLFANSKCKRYFHNRLKPSKLTWTAMYRKQHKKDIAAEAVKKRRRATKKPYSRSIVGATLEIIQKKRTEKPEVRDAAREAALREIKERIKKTKDEKKAKKAETMAKTQKTQSKGSLPKGAAPKGPKIGGGGGKR, translated from the exons ATGGTTCTCAA GACTGAACTCTGCCGCTTCAGCGGTGCCAAGATATACCCTGGTAAGGGTATCAGATTTGTTAGATCAGATTCTCAG GTTTTCCTGTTTGCTAACTCAAAATGCAAGAGGTACTTCCACAATCGATTGAAGCCTTCAAAGCTTACTTGGACAGCTATGTACAGAAAGCAACATAAAAAG GACATAGCTGCTGAGGCTGTGAAAAAAAGACGCCGTGCCACCAAGAAGCCATACTCAAGGTCCATCGTTGGAGCTACCTTGGAAATTATCCAGAAAAAGAGAACTGAAAAACCAGAAGTACGAGATGCAGCACGGGAAGCTGCTCTTCG TGAAATTAAGGAGCGaatcaagaaaacaaaggatGAGAAGAAGGCAAAGAAAGCAGAAACGATGGCCAAGACTCAAAAGACTCAGAGCAAGGGAAGCCTGCCCAAGGGTGCTGCACCAAAGGGCCCCAAAattggaggtggtggtggaaaGCGCTGA
- the LOC109015596 gene encoding uncharacterized protein LOC109015596 has translation MVMEGSLADMLMKVAMFALVQALVYLILSKSSTIFSKDEKNRSLSFRRLRSTSINRIIASLGDMPSGGESSPSSRSPLSPIPEES, from the coding sequence ATGGTGATGGAAGGCAGCTTAGCAGACATGCTAATGAAAGTAGCCATGTTTGCTCTAGTCCAGGCTTTGGTATATCTCATCCTTTCCAAATCATCCACCATCTTCTCCAAAGACGAGAAGAACAGATCCCTTAGTTTTAGACGACTTCGCTCCACAAGCATTAATCGTATAATTGCTTCTCTTGGAGACATGCCTTCTGGTGGCGAGTCCTCTCCTTCTTCAAGGAGTCCTCTGTCTCCAATCCCAGAAGAGTCATAG
- the LOC118344510 gene encoding uncharacterized protein LOC118344510, producing the protein MISVFPLPTLQKALSSPFLSAKQPPIPIASPQIFSSFKYSDSLTVVAILFCTAIVCEAISWLHIYRINSNKSRSSIDKAAKKLETMKTESSTKIVKKFKTKKMDRVETSLKESSRDLCLFKFKFGVVVTLVLFVFFHLLNSLFLGFSPPHGASFGLFPMPNPKTN; encoded by the exons ATGATTAGTGTGTTTCCCCTTCC AACTCTCCAGAAAGCACTTTCTAGCCCTTTCCTATCTGCCAAACAACCACCTATTCCCATAGCCTCACCTCAGATCTTCTCCTCTTTCAAGTACTCCGACAGCCTCACCGTCGTGGCCATTTTGTTCTGCACTGCCATAGTCTGCGAGGCTATCTCCTGGCTCCACATTTATCGCATCAATTCCAACAAGTCGAGGTCCTCAATTGACAAGGCTGCCAAGAAACTGGAGACGATGAAAACCGAATCCTCTACCAAGATCGTCAAGAAATTTAAGACCAAAAAGATGGATCGCGTCGAGACCAGTCTCAAGGAGTCGAGCCGCGACCTCTGCctcttcaagttcaagttcgGTGTCGTTGTCACCCTTGTCCTCTTTGTCTTCTTCCATCTTCTTAACTCACTCTTCTTAGGGTTTTCACCACCACATGGTGCCAGCTTCGGCCTTTTCCCCATGCCAAATCCCAAAACCAATTGA